GCCAGGACGATTTCTTCCTTGACCCCAGATGCCCAAGTTTTGCGCTGCTTTCCCATAGAGTTCCTCCAGTTTGCCTGACCCTCCTATCGGTCAGGCGATTTTTGGAAGGAATCCCTGGAGCATTACCGACACTCCTGACTGGGAAGCCTGGCTGGGTGAACTTCGGCCGCTGGTGCTGTTTAACCTGATGTTTGGCGGAGCGATGGTCAACGCCATGACGATCGACGCCCTGCGCATTGATCTTTGGCCGCATGTGGGGCTGTCTATTTCGCTCGACGCGCAGAAGGTAAAGGTCTTGCACGCGCGACCTGGAGTCATTTTGCCCGGTGGCACCGCTCCCAGACCGACCCCCGAAGCGGCCGGAGCGCGGGCGCTGAGCGTCATCAGCGAGTTCTGGCGCTGCCTTTCGCTGCTGCCTGCGGTGATCGGGCGTGGGGAGTGGCTGATGGCGTTTCAGGGGTTGAGCGTGGAACTGGGCCTGGTCACCGAACTGCTGATGCTGGCAGCGGGGGCGGTGCGTGACCGGGGCGTCAAGAACCTGAACGAGTACCTGCCCCATGACCTGCGTGAGGCCCTGGAAAGGGCCGTGCTGCCGCCTTCCATGACCCCGCCGCACCTGGCCCGCGCACACCTGCACCTCACGGAAATCGTCAAGATTCACGGACGGCAGGCCGCACAGGCGCTGGATTTTCCCTATCCGGCGGCCCTGGAGGAAACGGTGATGCACTATGTACATGCTGAATTGGGAAGGCTGAAAATTACGCCCGCGTAACGGTTCTGCGTCAACGTTCCGGCTCTGTTCCTCACTTCGTACTGACTGCAAATCTATACGCCTGCTTTCCTTTCTCAAGCTGGGCGGTTTAAGCTCTTGTCATGCAAGCGAGCAGCGTGGTGGTACTTATTATTAGTCTCCGGGGAGTCCGAGGCTAAGCGTACTGTTACCGCGACCCGCACCCCCGACCACACCAGGTGGCGGGGGGTTTTTCTTAGGAGGGGGCAATGGCACAGAAGGCGGAAAGTACGGGTTTGGAGCGGGGTGACATGACGGGCGCCAAGGCGCTGTGGGCGACCCTGGCGAACCACGGCATCACCACGGTCTTCGGGTATCCGGGCGGGGCGATTATGCCCGTCTACGACGCGTTGACGTTCTACCCGGAGGTGCGGCACATCCTGACGCGCCACGAGCAGGGGGCGGCGCACGCGGCCGAAGGCTGGGCCAAAGCCACCGGACAGCTCGGGGTGTGCATGGCGACGTCCGGGCCGGGCGCGACGAACCTGGTCACGGGCCTGGCCGACGCCATGCTGGACAGCGTGCCGCTCCTGGCGATCACCGGAAACGTGGCGCGGCACCTGATGGGCACCGACGCTTTTCAGGAAGCGGACATCACCGGCATCACGCTGCCCATCACCAAACACAACTTCGTGGTGCGCGAAGTCGAGGACATTCCGCGCGTTCTGTCCGAGGCGATCTACATCGCCCGAACCGGGCGGCCCGGCCCGGTGCTGGTGGACATTCCGAAGGACGTGCAACTGGCGGCCTTTCACGGCGAGTTGCTGCCCCCTCTGCCGCGCCGCGATGCGTTGAAACCCGCGCCGGAAGTGGTGGAACGCGCCCAGGAAGTGCTGCGCAGCGCCAGAAGGCCGGTGATGATGCTGGGCGGCGGCGCCCTGGACGCCGCGCAGGAAGTCACCCAGCTGGCCCGCGCCTGGAACGTTCCCGTGTCCACGACCCTGATGGGCCTGGGCGCCTTTCCCGCCAGTGACCCCCTGTGGCTGGGCATGCCGGGCATGCACGGCAGCGTGGCCGCCAACCGCGCCATCAGTGACGCGGACGTGCTGCTCTCTATCGGCATGCGCTTCGATGACCGCGTGACGGGCCGCGTGAACGGCTTCGCCCCGCACGCCCAGATCATTCATGTGGAACTGGACGCCGCCGAGATCGGCAAGATCGTCCGCACCCATGTCCCGGTGCGCGGGGACGCCAAAGAGACCGCCCGGGCGCTGCTGGCCGGCGCAGCGCGGCTGGAACACCCCGAATGGGACGCGCAGATTGCCGAGTGGAAGTCGCGTACACAGACGCCGGATCACTGGGGCGCGGGGTACGCCATCAAGGCCGTGTGCGACCGCCTGACCCCCGACGACATCCTCAGCAGTGACGTGGGGCAGCACCAGATGATTGCCGCGCAGGAGGCCCGCTTCGAGAAACCCCGCCGCTGGCTGAATTCGGGCGGGCTGGGCACCATGGGGTTTGGTTTTCCCGCGGCCATCGGGGCCGCACTCGCGGAGCCGGGCGTGCGCAGTGTGGTCATTGCCGGGGACGGCGGGTTTCAGATGACCGCGCAGGAACTGGCCACGCTGAAACACGCGAATATTCGGAACGTCAAGATCTGCAT
This DNA window, taken from Deinococcus fonticola, encodes the following:
- the ilvB gene encoding biosynthetic-type acetolactate synthase large subunit; the encoded protein is MTGAKALWATLANHGITTVFGYPGGAIMPVYDALTFYPEVRHILTRHEQGAAHAAEGWAKATGQLGVCMATSGPGATNLVTGLADAMLDSVPLLAITGNVARHLMGTDAFQEADITGITLPITKHNFVVREVEDIPRVLSEAIYIARTGRPGPVLVDIPKDVQLAAFHGELLPPLPRRDALKPAPEVVERAQEVLRSARRPVMMLGGGALDAAQEVTQLARAWNVPVSTTLMGLGAFPASDPLWLGMPGMHGSVAANRAISDADVLLSIGMRFDDRVTGRVNGFAPHAQIIHVELDAAEIGKIVRTHVPVRGDAKETARALLAGAARLEHPEWDAQIAEWKSRTQTPDHWGAGYAIKAVCDRLTPDDILSSDVGQHQMIAAQEARFEKPRRWLNSGGLGTMGFGFPAAIGAALAEPGVRSVVIAGDGGFQMTAQELATLKHANIRNVKICIVNNSFLGMVRQWQELFHEKRYSEVWLGDSNPDFVKLAAAYDVPAYRATTADDLPAAIDAWLDDPNSALLEVVVPNEHGVFPMVPAGAALYEMIETEPGRTPDLSDEMEKAAEEANNA